A genomic window from Nocardioides sp. BP30 includes:
- the rimP gene encoding ribosome maturation factor RimP: MSGPGATPSRIEAALADQLRALGLDIEAIELTPAGKRRVLRIAVDKDGGLTLDDVADATRTINEILDDPANASVMGELPYTLEVTSRGVDRPLTLPRHWRRNRGRLVKVTLVEGGAVTGRIGGSDEDKVTLEIEGEERPVAYADIAKALVQIEFKKIEEDD, encoded by the coding sequence ATGAGTGGACCCGGCGCGACCCCGTCGCGGATCGAAGCCGCCCTCGCCGACCAGCTGCGAGCCCTGGGCCTCGACATCGAGGCGATCGAGCTCACCCCGGCCGGCAAGCGGCGCGTGCTGCGGATCGCCGTGGACAAGGACGGCGGGCTCACCCTGGACGACGTCGCGGACGCGACCCGTACGATCAACGAGATCCTCGACGACCCGGCCAACGCGAGCGTGATGGGCGAGCTGCCCTACACCCTCGAGGTGACCTCGCGCGGCGTCGACCGGCCGCTGACCCTGCCGCGACACTGGCGGCGCAACCGGGGTCGCCTGGTCAAGGTCACGCTGGTCGAGGGCGGCGCGGTGACCGGCCGGATCGGTGGGTCCGACGAGGACAAGGTCACCCTCGAGATCGAGGGTGAGGAGCGGCCGGTGGCGTACGCGGACATCGCGAAGGCGCTGGTGCAGATCGAGTTCAAGAAGATCGAGGAAGACGACTGA
- a CDS encoding YlxR family protein — protein MPGPVRTCVGCRVRAAKRELLRVSVGLVGGRKAVLPDPTGTAPGRGAHLHPSTECYDLAVRRKAFPRALRCEGGISAAAVGEYLDSTTVMDPTRNWSNSS, from the coding sequence ATGCCCGGACCCGTCCGGACGTGCGTGGGTTGTCGGGTCCGGGCCGCCAAACGCGAGTTGTTGCGGGTGAGCGTGGGTCTCGTGGGCGGCCGGAAGGCCGTCCTCCCTGATCCGACGGGCACCGCACCCGGCCGCGGGGCGCATCTGCACCCCAGCACCGAGTGTTACGACCTCGCGGTACGGCGCAAGGCGTTCCCCCGAGCACTGCGGTGCGAGGGCGGGATCAGTGCGGCGGCCGTGGGTGAGTACCTCGACTCGACGACCGTGATGGATCCGACCAGGAACTGGAGCAACAGCTCATGA
- the nusA gene encoding transcription termination factor NusA — MDIDLSILRMLEREREISFDVLVEAIEQGLLTAYHKSAGAQQRARVELDRKSGHVRVLAAELDDEGNQIGEYDDTPDGFGRIAATTARQIVLQRLRDAEDEVRFGEFSGKEGDIVSGVIQQGRNPDDVMVDLGKLEALLPVSERVPGERYEHGTRIKCLVMSVRKGMRGPQITLSRSHPNLVKKLFAFEVPEIADGSVEIAAIAREAGHRTKIAVRATAPGVNAKGACIGPMGQRVRQIMTELHGEKIDIVDWSEDPAAMVASALSPARVNSVEIVDAATKSARVVVPDYQLSLAIGKEGQNARLAARLTGWRIDIRSDEEGAGA, encoded by the coding sequence ATGGACATCGACCTGAGCATCCTGCGCATGCTGGAGCGGGAGCGCGAGATCTCCTTCGACGTGCTCGTCGAGGCGATCGAGCAGGGCCTGCTCACGGCCTACCACAAGAGCGCGGGCGCCCAGCAGCGTGCGCGCGTCGAGCTGGACCGCAAGAGCGGGCACGTGCGCGTCCTGGCCGCGGAGCTCGACGACGAGGGCAACCAGATCGGCGAGTACGACGACACGCCCGACGGCTTCGGTCGCATCGCCGCCACCACGGCGCGGCAGATCGTGCTCCAGCGCCTGCGCGACGCCGAGGACGAGGTGCGGTTCGGCGAGTTCTCCGGCAAGGAGGGCGACATCGTCTCCGGGGTGATCCAGCAGGGCCGCAACCCCGACGACGTGATGGTCGATCTCGGCAAGCTGGAGGCGCTGCTCCCGGTCAGCGAGCGCGTCCCCGGTGAGCGCTACGAGCACGGCACCCGGATCAAGTGCCTGGTGATGAGCGTGCGCAAGGGCATGCGCGGTCCGCAGATCACGCTCTCGCGCAGCCACCCCAACCTGGTCAAGAAGCTGTTCGCGTTCGAGGTCCCCGAGATCGCCGACGGGTCGGTGGAGATCGCCGCCATCGCGCGCGAGGCCGGCCATCGCACCAAGATCGCGGTGCGGGCCACCGCACCGGGCGTCAACGCCAAGGGCGCCTGCATCGGTCCCATGGGCCAGCGCGTCCGACAGATCATGACCGAGCTGCACGGCGAGAAGATCGACATCGTGGACTGGTCGGAGGACCCCGCGGCGATGGTCGCCAGCGCGCTCTCGCCGGCCCGGGTGAACTCGGTCGAGATCGTCGATGCGGCCACCAAGTCCGCGCGCGTCGTCGTACCCGACTACCAGCTCTCGCTGGCCATCGGCAAGGAGGGACAGAACGCCCGCCTGGCCGCTCGGCTGACCGGTTGGCGCATCGACATCCGCAGCGACGAGGAGGGCGCCGGGGCCTGA